A DNA window from Oscillatoria sp. FACHB-1406 contains the following coding sequences:
- a CDS encoding ParA family protein: MSDVNWQQIFRHLPQDATESLVCSDFVEPLLQELGFSRWEWFPEFPTHPGERPVHYAARKSQTEIIFANHPEEPELLVEVRGRAESTGDAIDFSSATPQYQEARSQLARHLCAANCKTAIWGILTNGDRIQLFRKHGKVVFPVTSILEIKRSNIETIIGGLNALIASPPRALTVSLYNDKGGVGKTTTTVNLAAALAWTYQKKVLVIDFDPQQSDLTDILNVRAGVIKLSDCMLSRKFEIEETIQQYHVKSLKDERLIPIFDCIPSDPELEAYTDLFQQAKVQGGITRLQRLLSPLVSQYDYILIDSPANWTFYSQSCVYASDVVLIPTQHDNFSSLKNAIKVIQSYIPEIQKRRDDGRPIALPLFFNSYRSNGSVFKKTQTELDKIIEILSKYSQEEEQDLGKYFYFQTGTESDNRTVFTIPQSDIVSRSNFSHLPAALIDKKARAYYGALVKTYFLA; the protein is encoded by the coding sequence ATGTCCGATGTTAACTGGCAGCAGATTTTCCGGCATCTGCCTCAAGACGCTACAGAGTCTCTGGTTTGCAGCGATTTTGTCGAGCCGCTGTTGCAAGAACTCGGCTTCTCTCGCTGGGAGTGGTTTCCGGAGTTCCCCACGCATCCCGGCGAACGCCCCGTTCATTATGCGGCTCGTAAGAGTCAGACGGAAATTATTTTCGCGAATCATCCGGAGGAACCCGAACTTTTAGTTGAAGTTCGAGGGCGTGCCGAATCGACGGGAGACGCGATCGATTTTTCTTCGGCGACTCCTCAATATCAAGAAGCGCGATCGCAACTCGCCCGACATCTCTGTGCCGCTAATTGCAAAACAGCGATTTGGGGCATCCTCACGAATGGCGATCGGATTCAACTGTTTCGCAAACACGGAAAAGTCGTTTTTCCGGTGACTTCCATTTTGGAAATTAAACGGTCTAATATCGAGACAATTATCGGCGGATTGAATGCTTTAATTGCGTCTCCCCCGCGCGCGCTGACCGTGAGTTTATACAACGATAAAGGCGGTGTTGGCAAAACAACGACTACGGTTAATTTAGCCGCAGCCTTAGCTTGGACGTATCAGAAAAAAGTTCTGGTTATTGATTTCGATCCCCAGCAGTCCGACCTCACCGATATTCTTAATGTTCGAGCGGGAGTGATTAAACTATCGGATTGTATGCTCAGTCGTAAGTTTGAGATTGAGGAAACAATTCAACAGTATCATGTTAAATCGTTGAAGGATGAGCGGTTAATTCCAATTTTTGATTGTATTCCTTCCGATCCCGAACTCGAAGCTTATACGGATCTATTTCAACAGGCAAAGGTACAAGGCGGAATTACTCGCTTGCAGCGATTGCTTTCTCCCCTTGTTTCGCAATACGATTATATTTTGATCGACAGTCCGGCGAACTGGACTTTTTACAGCCAAAGCTGCGTTTACGCTTCCGATGTCGTCTTGATTCCCACTCAACACGATAATTTTTCTTCTTTGAAGAATGCGATTAAAGTTATTCAATCTTATATCCCAGAAATTCAAAAAAGGCGCGATGATGGCAGACCGATAGCTTTGCCACTTTTCTTTAATTCTTATCGTTCTAATGGCAGTGTTTTTAAAAAGACACAAACGGAGCTTGACAAGATTATAGAAATTTTAAGCAAATACAGTCAGGAAGAGGAACAGGATTTAGGCAAATATTTTTATTTTCAAACGGGTACGGAGAGCGATAACAGAACCGTTTTTACGATTCCTCAAAGCGATATCGTTTCGCGATCGAATTTCTCTCATTTACCGGCGGCTTTGATCGATAAAAAAGCGAGAGCTTATTATGGCGCTTTAGTGAAAACGTATTTTCTGGCGTAG
- a CDS encoding HNH endonuclease — MLSQSVVVFSKNYLPISRVNIRRALVLLVSGKAEPVDFLVREPWLVRSPTQIFPVPQHIRLLVNSGERTWKVPPVNRREVLRRDAHRCQYCGSTKKLTLDHVIPRSKGGKHTWDNVVTACERCNSQKGDRTPQQVGMNLRCRPQAPPHPAVTFADQFWREQQVNLE, encoded by the coding sequence ATGTTAAGTCAGTCCGTTGTCGTATTTTCTAAAAACTATCTACCGATCAGTCGCGTTAATATCCGTCGCGCCTTGGTTCTGTTAGTTTCCGGAAAAGCCGAGCCGGTTGATTTTCTAGTCCGGGAACCGTGGTTGGTGCGATCGCCAACGCAAATCTTCCCCGTCCCCCAGCACATTCGCCTGCTCGTTAATAGCGGCGAACGAACTTGGAAAGTGCCGCCGGTGAATCGTCGGGAAGTGCTGCGACGAGACGCACACCGCTGCCAATACTGCGGCAGCACCAAAAAGTTAACGCTCGACCACGTAATTCCCCGTTCCAAGGGCGGAAAACACACCTGGGACAACGTAGTTACTGCTTGCGAGCGGTGCAACTCCCAAAAAGGCGATCGCACTCCCCAGCAAGTGGGAATGAACCTTCGCTGTCGCCCCCAAGCCCCACCCCACCCCGCTGTTACCTTTGCCGACCAGTTCTGGCGCGAACAGCAAGTTAACCTGGAATAG
- a CDS encoding DUF928 domain-containing protein, with amino-acid sequence MVGFYTAIRSRGLLVSLLASMMWMNGNGMTQLSALAQPAWEVSVNFPKASGNSGSPRQTTGAGNRNGTCTIRKDSQPGMTAIMPVGNIGTTVAANPSLSIYIPQTNAKRLEVVIAEVAFAEEEFKEVYVKSDFVIPVALKEDPGIITLKLDGANLEPNKLYKWTFTAFCGDANDFSKAEKVWGLFEPKELSADLRRQLEGATPLEQAKLYAQAGIWNETLALVSSLRASNPREWTELLHSIDLNNLDSAPLLESNP; translated from the coding sequence ATGGTGGGTTTCTACACAGCAATTCGTTCTCGAGGTCTCCTTGTCAGCCTTCTCGCTTCTATGATGTGGATGAATGGCAACGGTATGACTCAACTCAGCGCCCTCGCCCAGCCAGCTTGGGAGGTTAGCGTCAACTTCCCCAAAGCTTCGGGCAACAGTGGCAGCCCCAGGCAAACGACCGGAGCGGGCAACCGCAACGGGACTTGCACGATCCGCAAGGATAGTCAACCCGGAATGACGGCTATAATGCCGGTTGGTAATATCGGGACGACAGTGGCAGCCAACCCTTCTCTATCGATTTATATCCCTCAAACCAATGCTAAACGACTTGAAGTCGTGATTGCAGAGGTAGCGTTTGCAGAGGAAGAATTTAAAGAAGTGTACGTCAAAAGCGATTTTGTAATTCCTGTTGCTCTTAAAGAGGATCCGGGAATTATAACTTTGAAGCTAGACGGGGCGAACTTGGAACCCAATAAGTTGTATAAGTGGACTTTCACAGCATTCTGTGGCGATGCCAACGATTTTTCTAAGGCAGAAAAAGTCTGGGGACTCTTCGAGCCGAAGGAATTGTCGGCGGACTTGAGACGGCAACTGGAAGGGGCTACTCCCTTAGAACAAGCTAAATTGTACGCCCAAGCGGGGATTTGGAATGAAACTTTAGCGCTCGTGTCCTCCTTGCGTGCATCTAATCCTCGAGAGTGGACGGAGTTATTGCACTCCATCGATCTTAACAACCTAGATTCGGCTCCGTTGCTCGAGTCAAACCCTTGA
- a CDS encoding serine/threonine-protein kinase, which translates to MKTKINYPLVGQILRERYQILQVLGRGAFGQTYAVCDLLDPAQPQYALKHYPRRSDLVHLVRASQQAFIAEARILKTVGQHPQIPQFIDAFELEGGWYLVQEAIAGQTLADYLSVLKQCDRLQRERVAISLLKDVLSILDFLHECGIIHCDLKPNNLIQRSEDARWVLIDFGNAQPVRLSSEEPSARSAIAVSPSGYLAAELLNGKPVPSSDIYALGAIAIEILTGQDPVRLQLDIDRGEPSGWQRQDTPFEQILQQMVRSDLQQRYPSAQAVLEAIEEIETGADILLSTPSNSPTPLTTLAANRAWLEEVIETQSESATAEREQLDVSFNASIGPAGVAVAVSQTHPNPFSNIRLPQFPFFVSTSVTIAAVNTAAIALGMHAISNVDNADPGEQLLSSARNAYQKGEFDRAIALAKAIPPESYSYKDSQAALSRWQKNWQQASARFQEIEQAVAQRHWNDVLTQANNFPEIAFWQEKLAPLIAEAKEGAEAEAKNLLDKAFNRARERDFARAIGYLEQISPQTTTGASIQHKLNEYRSKQRVRAAVLLQEAYEFAQNRQFTEAISRLEQIPPDTSVSAIAQTKIAEYTQKQEIKAKVNPLPALYLRVAP; encoded by the coding sequence GTGAAGACAAAAATTAATTATCCTTTAGTCGGACAAATTCTGCGAGAGCGCTATCAAATTCTACAAGTTTTGGGCCGTGGGGCTTTCGGTCAGACTTACGCAGTTTGCGACTTGCTCGATCCCGCCCAGCCGCAATATGCTCTCAAACATTATCCGCGCCGCAGCGATCTCGTCCATCTGGTTCGTGCCAGCCAGCAAGCTTTTATCGCGGAAGCTCGCATTTTAAAAACCGTGGGACAGCATCCGCAAATTCCTCAGTTCATCGATGCGTTCGAGCTAGAGGGGGGATGGTACTTAGTTCAAGAAGCGATCGCGGGGCAAACCCTCGCCGACTACCTTTCGGTGTTAAAACAGTGCGATCGCCTACAACGAGAGAGAGTCGCAATCTCGCTCCTTAAAGACGTTCTCAGCATTCTCGACTTCCTTCACGAGTGCGGCATCATTCACTGCGATCTCAAGCCGAACAACCTGATTCAGCGCTCTGAAGACGCTCGGTGGGTGTTAATTGATTTTGGCAACGCCCAGCCGGTACGCTTGTCGTCTGAGGAACCATCCGCCCGTTCTGCAATTGCTGTGAGTCCATCGGGCTACCTCGCCGCCGAACTGTTAAACGGCAAACCCGTTCCCAGTAGCGATATTTACGCCCTCGGCGCGATCGCAATTGAAATACTCACCGGACAAGATCCGGTTCGACTTCAACTGGATATCGATCGCGGCGAGCCGAGCGGCTGGCAGCGCCAAGATACTCCCTTCGAGCAGATATTACAGCAAATGGTGCGCTCTGACCTGCAACAGCGCTATCCATCTGCTCAAGCCGTTTTAGAAGCGATCGAGGAGATCGAGACGGGAGCGGATATCTTGCTCTCCACCCCTTCAAACAGCCCGACACCCTTAACAACTTTAGCGGCTAACCGAGCTTGGCTCGAAGAAGTTATCGAAACGCAGAGCGAAAGCGCCACAGCAGAACGAGAGCAACTCGATGTTTCCTTTAATGCGAGTATTGGTCCGGCTGGAGTTGCCGTGGCGGTGAGTCAGACGCATCCCAACCCTTTCAGTAACATTCGCCTGCCCCAGTTTCCCTTTTTCGTCAGTACCAGCGTAACAATTGCAGCGGTTAACACGGCGGCGATCGCGTTGGGAATGCACGCAATTAGCAATGTCGATAACGCCGATCCGGGCGAACAATTACTTTCTAGCGCCCGTAACGCTTATCAGAAGGGCGAATTCGATCGCGCGATCGCTCTGGCCAAAGCCATTCCCCCGGAAAGTTATTCCTATAAAGATTCTCAAGCCGCCCTCAGCCGGTGGCAGAAAAATTGGCAACAAGCATCGGCTCGTTTCCAAGAAATCGAGCAAGCCGTCGCGCAGCGACACTGGAACGACGTACTAACTCAAGCGAACAACTTTCCCGAAATCGCTTTTTGGCAAGAGAAATTAGCGCCGTTAATAGCAGAAGCCAAGGAAGGGGCAGAAGCAGAAGCCAAGAACTTGCTCGATAAAGCCTTCAATCGCGCCCGAGAGCGAGACTTCGCTCGCGCGATCGGCTACCTCGAACAAATTTCGCCCCAAACGACGACAGGAGCCAGCATTCAGCACAAACTGAATGAATATCGATCCAAACAACGCGTTCGCGCCGCCGTCCTGCTGCAAGAAGCCTACGAATTCGCCCAAAACCGACAATTTACCGAAGCGATCTCGCGGCTCGAGCAGATACCCCCAGATACCTCCGTTAGCGCGATCGCCCAAACTAAAATCGCCGAATACACTCAAAAACAAGAAATTAAAGCTAAAGTCAACCCTTTACCCGCGCTTTATCTGCGAGTCGCCCCTTAA
- a CDS encoding alr0857 family protein — MLKLTYLENGFDLERLAQSLEDWVEVRVLVAMRSATAICVEPTTASFLLPIDLPYLKELEALAMREEGDSIALAVCDEEYIEVSLNGTWVSSAPDGEEGAFVTALSDRVEFFLFKLWQEAQSLASALRD; from the coding sequence ATGCTGAAACTCACCTATCTGGAAAACGGATTCGATCTCGAACGGTTGGCTCAATCGCTGGAAGATTGGGTAGAAGTGCGAGTCCTCGTCGCGATGCGATCGGCAACGGCAATTTGCGTCGAACCGACGACGGCTTCTTTCCTCCTGCCGATCGATCTGCCCTATCTCAAAGAACTCGAAGCGCTGGCGATGCGCGAAGAGGGCGATAGTATCGCGCTGGCGGTTTGCGATGAAGAATATATCGAAGTTAGCCTGAACGGGACTTGGGTTTCTTCCGCGCCCGACGGCGAAGAAGGAGCCTTCGTAACCGCATTAAGCGATCGCGTCGAGTTTTTCCTTTTTAAACTCTGGCAGGAGGCGCAATCTCTCGCCTCCGCCCTCCGCGATTGA